In Euphorbia lathyris chromosome 9, ddEupLath1.1, whole genome shotgun sequence, the following are encoded in one genomic region:
- the LOC136205389 gene encoding molybdate transporter 1: MESQSQQMQMPIHDNLQSQSSKIAASVARKVRKNLRFKSKWGEVNGAMGDLGTYIPIVLALTLVTHLNMGTTLIFTGVYNIITGAIYGVPMPVQPMKSIAAAAISNASDEEFGIPEIMAAGICTGVILFILGVTGLMHLVYTLIPLSVVRGIQLSQGLSFAITAVKYIRKLQNFSTSKIGGNRHWLGLDGLILAIVCCCFIIVVNGAGEEIELELESDNQIDDNNSNSEGKKRKKRVMKFITSLPSAFMVFLLGVILACIRGVNLREITIGPSSIELVKISKKAWKEGFIKGTIPQLPLSILNSVIAVRKLSCDLFPGEEFTVTSISVTVGMMNIVGCWFGAMPCCHGAGGLAGQYKFGGRSGGCVAVLGVAKVVLGLVLGSSLVVVLRQFPVGILGVLLLFAGIELSLSSRDINTKEEAFVMLISTAVSLMGSSAALGFLCGIVVHLILKFRNWTKS, translated from the coding sequence ATGGAATCCCAAAGCCAGCAAATGCAAATGCCCATTCATGATAATCTCCAATCCCAATCTTCCAAAATTGCAGCCTCCGTAGCTCGTAAAGTAAGAAAAAATCTCCGGTTCAAATCAAAATGGGGAGAAGTGAATGGCGCGATGGGAGATTTAGGAACTTATATACCAATAGTACTGGCATTAACTCTCGTTACTCATCTTAACATGGGCACAACATTGATCTTCACAGGCGTTTACAACATAATCACCGGTGCTATCTACGGTGTCCCAATGCCGGTTCAGCCCATGAAATCAATTGCAGCCGCCGCTATATCCAACGCTTCTGATGAAGAATTTGGTATCCCGGAGATTATGGCGGCAGGAATTTGCACAGGTGTGATTCTCTTTATCTTAGGCGTTACAGGGTTAATGCACCTTGTTTATACCCTAATTCCTTTATCTGTTGTTAGAGGCATTCAGCTTTCACAAGGTTTATCGTTTGCGATAACTGCTGTTAAGtatataagaaaacttcaaaactTCTCAACATCGAAAATTGGGGGAAACCGGCACTGGTTAGGGTTAGATGGATTGATTTTAGCcattgtttgttgttgctttaTTATTGTAGTAAATGGTGCAGGTGAAGAAATAGAATTAGAGTTAGAGAGTGATAATCAAATAGATGATAACAATAGCAATTCAGaggggaagaagaggaagaagagagtgATGAAATTCATCACCTCACTTCCCTCAGCTTTTATGGTGTTCTTGCTAGGTGTGATTTTGGCATGTATAAGAGGGGTGAATTTGAGAGAGATTACAATAGGTCCATCTTCAATTGAATTAGTGAAGATCTCAAAAAAAGCATGGAAAGAAGGGTTCATAAAGGGAACAATTCCacaactcccattatcaattcTGAATTCAGTAATAGCAGTGAGGAAGCTATCATGTGATCTATTTCCAGGGGAAGAATTTACAGTGACATCTATATCAGTGACAGTAGGAATGATGAACATAGTGGGATGTTGGTTTGGGGCAATGCCATGTTGTCATGGTGCAGGAGGGCTAGCTGGGCAGTATAAGTTTGGGGGAAGGAGTGGTGGGTGTGTGGCTGTTTTGGGTGTAGCTAAAGTGGTTTTGGGTTTAGTTTTAGGAAGTTCTCTGGTTGTGGTTTTGAGACAATTTCCAGTAGGGATATTAGGGGTTTTGCTATTGTTTGCTGGGATTGAATTGAGTTTGAGTTCAAGAGATATTAACACAAAAGAGGAAGCATTTGTTATGCTTATATCTACTGCTGTTTCACTTATGGGTTCTAGTGCTGCACTTGGATTTCTCTGTGGAATTGTTGTTCATCTCATTCTTAAGTTCAGAAATTGGACTAAATCATAA